A genomic window from Gossypium hirsutum isolate 1008001.06 chromosome D12, Gossypium_hirsutum_v2.1, whole genome shotgun sequence includes:
- the LOC121202844 gene encoding protein REVEILLE 6 isoform X1 has translation MVSKNPNPAEGFYLDPTGMALPGLGPFAATDAAASTVSSSEDPNKKIRKPYTITKSRESWTEPEHDKFLEALQLFDRDWKKIEAFVGSKTVIQIRSHAQKYFLKVQKNGTNEHLPPPRPKRKAAHPYPQKASKNVHVQPQASGSLQSSNALVDTGCVLRSDPSLMLMNPVTAASSWTHNEQTISFSEAKKGSGMANKSRGSSMSTPQRCQIGEMTNQGNHGHALRVLPDFVQVYSFIGSVFDPNTTGHLQKLKKMDPIDIETVLLLMRNLSINLTSPDFEDHRKLLSSYEIDTETNYHGGACKAVGT, from the exons ATGGTATCGAAAAACCCGAACCCGGCTGAGGGATTTTACCTGGATCCTACCGGAATGGCGTTGCCAGGCCTGGGACCCTTCGCCGCCACAGATGCGGCGGCGTCCACCGTTTCATCTTCCGAGGATCCGAATAAGAAAATCCGAAAGCCCTACACCATAACCAAGTCCAGAGAGAGTTGGACTGAACCTGAACACGACAAGTTCCTCGAGGCTCTCCAGCT ATTTGACCGTGACTGGAAAAAGATCGAAGCATTTGTCGGGTCAAAGACTGTTATTCAG ATTCGTAGTCATGCCCAGAAATATTTTCTAAAGGTTCAGAAGAATGGAACAAATGAACATCTACCTCCACCTCGACCTAAAAGGAAAGCAGCTCATCCATATCCGCAGAAAGCCTCAAAAAATG TTCATGTACAGCCACAAGCATCAGGGTCTCTTCAATCATCAAATGCATTAGTTGACACTGGATGTGTTCTGAGATCTGATCCCTCATTGATGCTTATGAACCCTGTTACTGCTGCGTCTTCCTGGACACACAATGAACAAACCATCAGTTTCTCAGAAGCTAAAAAAG GTTCTGGAATGGCCAATAAATCTAGGGGCAGCTCAATGAGCACCCCACAAAGGTGTCAAATTGGAGAGATGACTAATCAGGGAAATCATGGTCATGCACTAAGAG TGTTGCCTGACTTTGTTCAAGTATACAGTTTTATTGGCAGTGTCTTTGATCCAAACACTACCGGTCATCTGCAGAAACTTAAAAAGATGGATCCCATAGACATTGAAACG GTGCTGTTGTTGATGAGAAACCTCTCCATCAATCTGACAAGTCCTGATTTCGAGGATCAT
- the LOC121202844 gene encoding protein REVEILLE 6 isoform X2, translating into MVSKNPNPAEGFYLDPTGMALPGLGPFAATDAAASTVSSSEDPNKKIRKPYTITKSRESWTEPEHDKFLEALQLFDRDWKKIEAFVGSKTVIQIRSHAQKYFLKVQKNGTNEHLPPPRPKRKAAHPYPQKASKNVHVQPQASGSLQSSNALVDTGCVLRSDPSLMLMNPVTAASSWTHNEQTISFSEAKKGSGMANKSRGSSMSTPQRCQIGEMTNQGNHGHALRVLPDFVQVYSFIGSVFDPNTTGHLQKLKKMDPIDIETVLLLMRNLSINLTSPDFEDHVSF; encoded by the exons ATGGTATCGAAAAACCCGAACCCGGCTGAGGGATTTTACCTGGATCCTACCGGAATGGCGTTGCCAGGCCTGGGACCCTTCGCCGCCACAGATGCGGCGGCGTCCACCGTTTCATCTTCCGAGGATCCGAATAAGAAAATCCGAAAGCCCTACACCATAACCAAGTCCAGAGAGAGTTGGACTGAACCTGAACACGACAAGTTCCTCGAGGCTCTCCAGCT ATTTGACCGTGACTGGAAAAAGATCGAAGCATTTGTCGGGTCAAAGACTGTTATTCAG ATTCGTAGTCATGCCCAGAAATATTTTCTAAAGGTTCAGAAGAATGGAACAAATGAACATCTACCTCCACCTCGACCTAAAAGGAAAGCAGCTCATCCATATCCGCAGAAAGCCTCAAAAAATG TTCATGTACAGCCACAAGCATCAGGGTCTCTTCAATCATCAAATGCATTAGTTGACACTGGATGTGTTCTGAGATCTGATCCCTCATTGATGCTTATGAACCCTGTTACTGCTGCGTCTTCCTGGACACACAATGAACAAACCATCAGTTTCTCAGAAGCTAAAAAAG GTTCTGGAATGGCCAATAAATCTAGGGGCAGCTCAATGAGCACCCCACAAAGGTGTCAAATTGGAGAGATGACTAATCAGGGAAATCATGGTCATGCACTAAGAG TGTTGCCTGACTTTGTTCAAGTATACAGTTTTATTGGCAGTGTCTTTGATCCAAACACTACCGGTCATCTGCAGAAACTTAAAAAGATGGATCCCATAGACATTGAAACG GTGCTGTTGTTGATGAGAAACCTCTCCATCAATCTGACAAGTCCTGATTTCGAGGATCATGTGAGTTTCTAG